Proteins encoded within one genomic window of Oncorhynchus masou masou isolate Uvic2021 chromosome 1, UVic_Omas_1.1, whole genome shotgun sequence:
- the LOC135551482 gene encoding tetraspanin-3-like isoform X2, which produces MGQCGITSSKTVLVFLNLIFWAAAGILCYIGAYVFITYDDYDHFFEDVYTLIPASIIIAVGTLLFIIGLIGCCATIRESSCGLTAVEDQVNHSIQKVYDEYNGTNTDAPSRAIDYVQRQLHCCGIHNYSDWRNTRWFKESRNNSVPVSCCKPNISNCTGTMSRPGDLYPEGCEALVVKKLKEIMMYVIWAALTFAAIQMLGMLCACVVLCRRGHDPAYELLVTGATYA; this is translated from the exons ATGGGCCAGTGTGGGATTACTTCATCAAAGACAGTCCTGGTGTTTCTGAATCTAATATTCTGG GCTGCAGCTGGAATTCTGTGTTACATTGGAGCCTATGTGTTCATCACATATGATGACTATGACCACTTCTTTGAGGATGTGTACACCTTGATCCCAGCGTCCATTATAATAGCAGTCGGAACTCTGCTGTTTATCATTGGGCTGATTGGATGCTGTGCCACAATACGGGAAAGCTCCTGCGGACTAACTGCT GTGGAAGATCAGGTGAACCACTCCATTCAGAAGGTGTATGATGAATACAATGGCACCAACACAGATGCCCCCAGCCGAGCCATCGACTATGTGCAGAGACAG CTCCACTGCTGTGGCATTCACAACTACTCTGACTGGAGGAATACTCGCTGGTTCAAGGAGTCCAGAAACAACAGTGTTCCAGTCAGCTGCTGTAAACCCAACATCAGCAACTGTACTGGAACCATGAGCCGGCCTGGCGACCTCTACCCAGAG GGCTGTGAAGCTCTTGTTGTgaaaaagctgaaagaaatcatgaTGTATGTCATTTGGGCTGCTCTGACCTTCGCTGCAATACAG ATGCTGGGGATGCTGTGTGCCTGTGTGGTGCTGTGCAGGAGGGGGCACGACCCGGCCTATGAGCTACTGGTCACTGGCGCAACCTACGCATGA
- the LOC135551482 gene encoding tetraspanin-3-like isoform X1 gives MGQCGITSSKTVLVFLNLIFWAAAGILCYIGAYVFITYDDYDHFFEDVYTLIPASIIIAVGTLLFIIGLIGCCATIRESSCGLTAFTVILLLVFVTEVVVVVIGYIYRARVEDQVNHSIQKVYDEYNGTNTDAPSRAIDYVQRQLHCCGIHNYSDWRNTRWFKESRNNSVPVSCCKPNISNCTGTMSRPGDLYPEGCEALVVKKLKEIMMYVIWAALTFAAIQMLGMLCACVVLCRRGHDPAYELLVTGATYA, from the exons ATGGGCCAGTGTGGGATTACTTCATCAAAGACAGTCCTGGTGTTTCTGAATCTAATATTCTGG GCTGCAGCTGGAATTCTGTGTTACATTGGAGCCTATGTGTTCATCACATATGATGACTATGACCACTTCTTTGAGGATGTGTACACCTTGATCCCAGCGTCCATTATAATAGCAGTCGGAACTCTGCTGTTTATCATTGGGCTGATTGGATGCTGTGCCACAATACGGGAAAGCTCCTGCGGACTAACTGCT TTTACTGTCATTCTCCTGCTGGTGTTTGTCACAGAAGTTGTTGTGGTTGTTATTGGCTATATCTACAGAGCTAGG GTGGAAGATCAGGTGAACCACTCCATTCAGAAGGTGTATGATGAATACAATGGCACCAACACAGATGCCCCCAGCCGAGCCATCGACTATGTGCAGAGACAG CTCCACTGCTGTGGCATTCACAACTACTCTGACTGGAGGAATACTCGCTGGTTCAAGGAGTCCAGAAACAACAGTGTTCCAGTCAGCTGCTGTAAACCCAACATCAGCAACTGTACTGGAACCATGAGCCGGCCTGGCGACCTCTACCCAGAG GGCTGTGAAGCTCTTGTTGTgaaaaagctgaaagaaatcatgaTGTATGTCATTTGGGCTGCTCTGACCTTCGCTGCAATACAG ATGCTGGGGATGCTGTGTGCCTGTGTGGTGCTGTGCAGGAGGGGGCACGACCCGGCCTATGAGCTACTGGTCACTGGCGCAACCTACGCATGA